A stretch of Gadus macrocephalus chromosome 17, ASM3116895v1 DNA encodes these proteins:
- the LOC132475565 gene encoding alpha-2 adrenergic receptor-like — protein MDSLNLSGAESFSVVHINSSLDTGYSLAAIAGIAALVSFLILFTVVGNILVVIAVLTSRALKAPQNLFLVSLATADILVATLVMPFSLANELMGYWYFGKVWCGIYLALDVLFCTSSIVHLCAISLDRYWSVTQAVEYNLKRTPKRVKCIILIVWLISACISSPPLVLIDGHNDLIVGSPQPQCALNDDTWYILSSSVASFFAPCVIMVLVYVRIYQVAKTRTRNMSVKKPRSDVTTTQQTENGLSKATATSPYRGERENGRCQCPPPPASSPLSPSPPPPPPPPPPPPTLSTHPSTASLQTQTQTQTQTQTQTPSGTQTQTPTGTQTQTGTQTRTDEVEMDESSSSDEGVKGHHKKPQSRDVKTAGANGGGGGAEVKAALASRKSSSLSLKHPLSRAGNKSVEIFQASRRQRRRGGQRRRSSVSGKKAYQAREKRFTFVLAVVMGVFVLCWFPFFFSYSLYGVCREACRIPEPLFKFFFWIGYCNSSLNPAIYTIFNQDFRQAFQKILCRSWKRSF, from the coding sequence ATGGATTCGTTGAATCTGAGCGGCGCGGAATCGTTCTCCGTGGTTCACATCAACTCCTCCCTGGACACGGGATACTCCTTAGCAGCGATCGCCGGCATTGCTGCCCTGGTGAgtttcctcatcctcttcaccGTGGTCGGGAACATACTGGTGGTCATCGCCGTGCTGACCAGCCGCGCACTCAAAGCTCCCCAGAACCTTTTTCTGGTGTCGCTGGCCACCGCCGACATTCTAGTCGCCACGCTGGTCATGCCCTTCTCCCTGGCCAACGAACTCATGGGCTACTGGTATTTTGGAAAAGTTTGGTGCGGCATTTACCTGGCGCTGGACGTGCTGTTCTGCACCTCGTCTATAGTTCACCTGTGCGCTATCAGCCTGGACAGGTACTGGTCCGTCACGCAGGCGGTCGAGTACAACCTCAAGCGCACACCCAAGCGCGTCAAGTGTATCATTCTGATCGTGTGGCTGATATCCGCGTGCATCTCGTCCCCGCCCCTCGTGCTGATCGACGGCCACAATGACCTCATCGTCGGCTCCCCGCAGCCCCAGTGCGCGCTCAACGACGACACGTGGTACATCCTGTCCTCCAGCGTGGCTTCCTTCTTCGCGCCGTGCGTGATCATGGTGCTCGTGTACGTGCGCATCTATCAGGTGGCCAAGACGCGCACGCGGAACATGTCCGTGAAGAAGCCCCGGTCTGACGTCACAACCACGCAGCAGACGGAGAACGGCCTGAGCAAGGCGACGGCGACGTCGCCGTACCGCGGAGAGCGCGAGAACGGCCGCTGCcagtgtccccctccccctgcttcttctcctctttctccttctcctcctcctcctcctcctcctcctcctcctccccccactctgTCCACCCACCCAAGCACCGCTAGCCTCCAGACCCAgacacagacccagacccagacccagacccagaccccatccgggacccagacccagaccccgaccgggacccagacccagaccgggACCCAGACCCGTACAGACGAGGTTGAAATGGACGAGAGCTCCTCATCGGAtgagggggtcaaaggtcatcaCAAAAAGCCTCAAAGCCGCGACGTCAAGACTGCCGGTGCtaacggcggcggcggtggcgccgaGGTCAAAGCAGCGCTGGCGAGCCGCAAGAGCAGCTCCCTGTCCCTCAAACACCCCCTCTCCCGCGCCGGCAACAAGTCCGTGGAGATCTTCCAGGCGtcccggcggcagcggcggcgggggggccagCGGCGTCGGAGCTCGGTGTCCGGGAAGAAGGCCTACCAGGCGCGGGAGAAGAGGTTCACCTTCGTCCTGGCCGTGGTCATgggcgtgtttgtgttgtgCTGGTTCCCCTTCTTCTTCAGCTACAGCCTGTACGGCGTGTGCCGCGAGGCCTGCCGCATCCCCGAGCCGCTCTTCAAGTTCTTCTTCTGGATTGGCTACTGCAACAGCTCGCTGAACCCCGCCATCTACACCATCTTCAACCAGGACTTCCGCCAGGCCTTCCAGAAGATCCTGTGCCGCTCGTGGAAGAGGTCGTTCTAG